One genomic region from Patagioenas fasciata isolate bPatFas1 chromosome 24, bPatFas1.hap1, whole genome shotgun sequence encodes:
- the TRAPPC4 gene encoding trafficking protein particle complex subunit 4 isoform X1 → MAIFSVYVVNKAGGLIYQLDHYAPRADTEKTFSFPLDLVLRPHDERVVVAFGQRDGIRVGHAVLAINGAEVNGRLTADGKDVLEFLGNPANYPVSIRFGRHRLSSNEKLMLASMFHSLFAIGSQLSPEVGSSGIEMLETDTFKLHCFQTLTGIKFVVLADPRQAGIDALLRKIYEIYSDFALKNPFYSLEMPIRCELFDQNLKLALEVAEKAGPFGPGS, encoded by the exons ATGGCGATCTTCAGCGTGTACGTGGTGAACAAGGCGGGCGGGCTCATCTACCAGCTGGACCACTACGCGCCCCGCGCCGATACCGAGAAGACCTTCAGCTTCCCGCTCGACCTCGTCCTGCGCCCGCACGATGAGCGGGTCGTGGTGGCCTTCGGGCAGCGCGACGGCATCCGCG tggGCCACGCCGTGCTGGCCATCAACGGCGCGGAGGTGAACGGGCGCCTGACGGCGGACGGCAAGGACGTGCTGGAGTTCCTGGGCAACCCCGCCAACTACCCGGTGTCCATCCGCTTCGGCCGCCACCGCCTCTCCTCCAACGAGAAGCTCATGCTGGCCTCCATGTTCCACTC GCTGTTCGCCATCGGCTCGCAGCTGTCCCCCGAGGTCGGGAGCTCCGGGATCGAGATGCTGGAGACCGACACCTTCAAGCTGCACTGCTTCCAGACGCTGACAG GGATCAAATTCGTGGTTCTTGCCGACCCAAGGCAGGCTGGGATCGACGCCCTTCTGCGCAAGATCTACGAGATTTACTCTGACTTCGCACTGAAGAATCCTTTCTACTCACTGGAGATGCCCATCAG GTGTGAGCTGTTCGACCAGAATCTGAAACTCGCCCTGGAGGTGGCAGAGAAGGCCGGACCCTTCGGACCTGGCTCGTAG
- the CENATAC gene encoding centrosomal AT-AC splicing factor: MAVLRCGLCRRTSFAGRRHLYSAGHRRRLQEALARLQEEVAAARAAAAAGAVRPFEPAENERRVWCLCCGRGVRRDGRSGGLALPGAALLQHMAGPEHRRATLRFWREQRAEAALRERVLVPAEEYERLERALLQAVTAHRQREDERIQEMAAAIREAEQRQRETVRAALELQPEPELRAGPGCGPRAGPGRDSSKDAEQPGPSGTQTGPDLTWMEPGQALTFIGHQEAEGKGNVHTGAKPPWLTEEEDGSRREIGPSYEEFLKQKEKQKLKKLPAERVGANFDHTSETGAGWLPSFGRVWNHGRRWQSRRQFRTESGEKEKR; this comes from the exons ATGGCCGTGCTGCGCTGCGGGCTGTGCCGCCGCACGTCCTTCGCGGGCCGCCGGCACCTGTACAGCGCCGGGCACCGGCGGCGGCTGCAGGAGGCGCTGgcgcggctgcaggaggaggtggcggcggcgcgggcggcggcggcggccggggccgTGCGGCCGTTCGAGCCGGCGGAGAACGAGCGGCGCGTCTGGTGCCTGTGCTGCGGCCGCGGCGTGCGGCGGGACGGGCGGAGCGGCGGGCTGGCGCTGCCGGGGgccgcgctgctgcagcacatggCCGG GCCCGAGCACCGGCGGGCGACGCTGCGCTTCTGGCGGGAGCAGCGAGCGGAGGCGGCGCTGCGGGAGCGGGTGCTGGTGCCGGCCGAGGAGTACGAGCGGCTGGAGCGGGCGCTGCTGCAGGCGGTGACCGCGCACCGGCAGCGGGAGGACGAGCGCATCCAGGAG ATGGCAGCCGCGATCCGGGAGGCCGAGCAGCGGCAGCGGGAGACGGTGCGGGCGGCGCTGGAG CTTCAACCGGAGCCCGAGCTGCGCGCAGGACCTGGCTGCGGCCCCCGAGCCGGACCCGGAAG GGACTCCTCCAAGGATGCGGAGCAGCCCGGCCCGAGTGGGACGCAGACAGGACCCGACTTAACCTGGATGGAGCCAGGCCAGGCCTTGACCTTCATCGGCCACCAG gaagcagaaggaaaaggaaacgTTCACACAG GAGCAAAACCCCCATGGCTGACAGAGGAGGAGGACGGAAGTAGAAGAGAAATTGGACCTTCGTATGAGGAATTTCTCAAACAAA aGGAGAAGCAGAAGCTGAAAAAGCTGCCGGCGGAGCGCGTCGGCGCCAACTTCGACCATACTTCCGAGACGGGTGCCGGCTGGCTGCCGTCCTTCGGGCGGGTGTGGAACCACGGCAGGCGCTGGCAGTCCCG GCGCCAGTTTAGAACTGaatcaggggaaaaggagaaaaggtga
- the TRAPPC4 gene encoding trafficking protein particle complex subunit 4 isoform X3 — MAIFSVYVVNKAGGLIYQLDHYAPRADTEKTFSFPLDLVLRPHDERVVVAFGQRDGIRVGHAVLAINGAEVNGRLTADGKDVLEFLGNPANYPVSIRFGRHRLSSNEKLMLASMFHSLFAIGSQLSPEVGSSGIEMLETDTFKLHCFQTLTGTCGRALPGGAELGRSDASVPTAPGIKFVVLADPRQAGIDALLRKIYEIYSDFALKNPFYSLEMPIRCELFDQNLKLALEVAEKAGPFGPGS, encoded by the exons ATGGCGATCTTCAGCGTGTACGTGGTGAACAAGGCGGGCGGGCTCATCTACCAGCTGGACCACTACGCGCCCCGCGCCGATACCGAGAAGACCTTCAGCTTCCCGCTCGACCTCGTCCTGCGCCCGCACGATGAGCGGGTCGTGGTGGCCTTCGGGCAGCGCGACGGCATCCGCG tggGCCACGCCGTGCTGGCCATCAACGGCGCGGAGGTGAACGGGCGCCTGACGGCGGACGGCAAGGACGTGCTGGAGTTCCTGGGCAACCCCGCCAACTACCCGGTGTCCATCCGCTTCGGCCGCCACCGCCTCTCCTCCAACGAGAAGCTCATGCTGGCCTCCATGTTCCACTC GCTGTTCGCCATCGGCTCGCAGCTGTCCCCCGAGGTCGGGAGCTCCGGGATCGAGATGCTGGAGACCGACACCTTCAAGCTGCACTGCTTCCAGACGCTGACAGGTACCTGCGGGCGCGCTCTGCCGGGCGGGGCGGAGCTCGGCCGCTCTGACGCTTCTGTCCCTACGGCTCCAGGGATCAAATTCGTGGTTCTTGCCGACCCAAGGCAGGCTGGGATCGACGCCCTTCTGCGCAAGATCTACGAGATTTACTCTGACTTCGCACTGAAGAATCCTTTCTACTCACTGGAGATGCCCATCAG GTGTGAGCTGTTCGACCAGAATCTGAAACTCGCCCTGGAGGTGGCAGAGAAGGCCGGACCCTTCGGACCTGGCTCGTAG
- the SLC37A4 gene encoding glucose-6-phosphate exchanger SLC37A4 isoform X1: MAGGGYGRYRAVIFGAMFVGYTLYYFNRKTFSFVMPAVMAEVPLGKDDLGLITSSQAAAYAVSKFISGVVSDRASARGLFAAGLLLVGLVNVLFARSAGVVAFAGLWFLNGLAQGLGWPPCAKILRKWFEPSQFGTWWAILSASMNLAGGLGPIVAALVSLHYDWRTTLSFSGFLCVVVSFVCLVLIKNEPSDVGLPNIEPGAKKGKKGSSSDNSTLTELLLSPYLWVLSTGYLVVFGVKTCCTDWGQLFLIQERGQSMLVGSSYMSALEIGGLVGSIAAGFLSDRAVARAGLSSYGNPRHALLLSMMAGMCASMFLFRVTVTGDSPQDNHFWTAALQPLADLTGLKEHELWILTLGAVFGFCSYGPIALFGVIANESAPANLCGTSHAIVALMANVGGFLAGLPFSTIAKHYSWATAFWVAEVTCASSTVVFFLLRNIRTKMGRVPKKAD, translated from the exons ATGGCGGGCGGCGGGTACGGCCGGTACCGGGCCGTGATCTTCGGCGCCATGTTCGTGGGCTACACGCTCTACTACTTCAACCGCAAGACCTTCTCGTTCGTTATGCCCGCCGTCATGGCCGAGGTGCCGCTGGGGAAGGACGACCTGG GTCTCATCACCAGCAGCCAGGCCGCCGCCTACGCCGTCAGCAAGTTCATCAGCGGCGTCGTGTCGGACCGGGCGAGCGCCCGCGGGCTGTTCGCGGCGGGGCTGCTCCTGGTGGGGCTGGTCAACGTGCTCTTCGCCCGCAGCGCCGGCGTCGTCGCCTTCGCCGGGCTCTGGTTCCTCAACGGGCTGGCGCAGGGGCTGGGCTGGCCGCCCTGCGCCAAGATCCTGCGCAAG TGGTTTGAGCCTTCCCAGTTCGGGACATGGTGGGCGATCCTGTCTGCGAGCATGAACCTGGCCGGGGGCCTGGGCCCCATCGTGGCGGCGCTCGTGTCGCTGCACTACGACTGGCGCACGACTCTGTCCTTCTCCGGCTTCCTCTGCGTCGTCGTCTCCTTCGTCTGCCTCGTCCTGATTAAGAACGAGCCGTCGGATGTCGGGCTGCCCAACATCGAGCCCGGAgccaagaaagggaagaaag GTTCCTCCAGCGACAACAGCACTTTGACGGAGCTGCTGCTCTCGCCGTACCTCTGGGTGCTCTCCACGGGCTACCTGGTCGTTTTCGGGGTGAAGACGTGCTGCACCGACTGGGGACAGCTCTTCCTCATCCAGGAGAGGGGACAGTCCATGCTCGTGG GCAGTTCCTACATGAGCGCCCTGGAGATcggggggctggtggggagcATCGCCGCCGGGTTCCTGTCTGACAGAGCAGTGGCGAGA GCCGGGCTGTCGAGCTACGGGAACCCTCGGCACGCACTGCTGCTCTCCATGATGGCCGGGATGTGCGCGTCCATGTTCCTCTTCAGGGTGACGGTCACGGGCGACTCTCCCCAG gACAATCACTTCTGGACTGCAGCCTTGCAGCCTCTGGCTGATCTCACAGGCCTAAAAGAGCATGAG CTCTGGATCCTGACGCTGGGAGCCGTGTTCGGGTTCTGCTCGTATGGGCCCATCGCGCTGTTCGGGGTCATCGCCAACGAGAGCGCCCCCGCCAACCTCTGCGGCACCTCCCACGCCATCGTGGCCCTCATGGCCAACG TTGGGGGCTTTCTGGCCGGACTGCCCTTCAGCACCATTGCCAAGCACTACAGCTGGGCCACGGCCTTCTGGGTGGCCGAGGTCACCTGCGCCAGCAGCACCGTGGTTTTCTTCCTCCTGCGCAACATCCGCACCAAGATGGGCCGCGTCCCCAAGAAGGCTGACTGA
- the SLC37A4 gene encoding glucose-6-phosphate exchanger SLC37A4 isoform X2: MAGGGYGRYRAVIFGAMFVGYTLYYFNRKTFSFVMPAVMAEVPLGKDDLGLITSSQAAAYAVSKFISGVVSDRASARGLFAAGLLLVGLVNVLFARSAGVVAFAGLWFLNGLAQGLGWPPCAKILRKWFEPSQFGTWWAILSASMNLAGGLGPIVAALVSLHYDWRTTLSFSGFLCVVVSFVCLVLIKNEPSDVGLPNIEPGAKKGKKGSSSDNSTLTELLLSPYLWVLSTGYLVVFGVKTCCTDWGQLFLIQERGQSMLVGSSYMSALEIGGLVGSIAAGFLSDRAVARAGLSSYGNPRHALLLSMMAGMCASMFLFRVTVTGDSPQLWILTLGAVFGFCSYGPIALFGVIANESAPANLCGTSHAIVALMANVGGFLAGLPFSTIAKHYSWATAFWVAEVTCASSTVVFFLLRNIRTKMGRVPKKAD, encoded by the exons ATGGCGGGCGGCGGGTACGGCCGGTACCGGGCCGTGATCTTCGGCGCCATGTTCGTGGGCTACACGCTCTACTACTTCAACCGCAAGACCTTCTCGTTCGTTATGCCCGCCGTCATGGCCGAGGTGCCGCTGGGGAAGGACGACCTGG GTCTCATCACCAGCAGCCAGGCCGCCGCCTACGCCGTCAGCAAGTTCATCAGCGGCGTCGTGTCGGACCGGGCGAGCGCCCGCGGGCTGTTCGCGGCGGGGCTGCTCCTGGTGGGGCTGGTCAACGTGCTCTTCGCCCGCAGCGCCGGCGTCGTCGCCTTCGCCGGGCTCTGGTTCCTCAACGGGCTGGCGCAGGGGCTGGGCTGGCCGCCCTGCGCCAAGATCCTGCGCAAG TGGTTTGAGCCTTCCCAGTTCGGGACATGGTGGGCGATCCTGTCTGCGAGCATGAACCTGGCCGGGGGCCTGGGCCCCATCGTGGCGGCGCTCGTGTCGCTGCACTACGACTGGCGCACGACTCTGTCCTTCTCCGGCTTCCTCTGCGTCGTCGTCTCCTTCGTCTGCCTCGTCCTGATTAAGAACGAGCCGTCGGATGTCGGGCTGCCCAACATCGAGCCCGGAgccaagaaagggaagaaag GTTCCTCCAGCGACAACAGCACTTTGACGGAGCTGCTGCTCTCGCCGTACCTCTGGGTGCTCTCCACGGGCTACCTGGTCGTTTTCGGGGTGAAGACGTGCTGCACCGACTGGGGACAGCTCTTCCTCATCCAGGAGAGGGGACAGTCCATGCTCGTGG GCAGTTCCTACATGAGCGCCCTGGAGATcggggggctggtggggagcATCGCCGCCGGGTTCCTGTCTGACAGAGCAGTGGCGAGA GCCGGGCTGTCGAGCTACGGGAACCCTCGGCACGCACTGCTGCTCTCCATGATGGCCGGGATGTGCGCGTCCATGTTCCTCTTCAGGGTGACGGTCACGGGCGACTCTCCCCAG CTCTGGATCCTGACGCTGGGAGCCGTGTTCGGGTTCTGCTCGTATGGGCCCATCGCGCTGTTCGGGGTCATCGCCAACGAGAGCGCCCCCGCCAACCTCTGCGGCACCTCCCACGCCATCGTGGCCCTCATGGCCAACG TTGGGGGCTTTCTGGCCGGACTGCCCTTCAGCACCATTGCCAAGCACTACAGCTGGGCCACGGCCTTCTGGGTGGCCGAGGTCACCTGCGCCAGCAGCACCGTGGTTTTCTTCCTCCTGCGCAACATCCGCACCAAGATGGGCCGCGTCCCCAAGAAGGCTGACTGA
- the RPS25 gene encoding small ribosomal subunit protein eS25, with protein sequence MPPKDDKKKKDAGKSAKKDKDPVNKSGGKAKKKKWSKGKVRDKLNNLVLFDKATYDKLCKEVPNYKLITPAVVSERLKIRGSLARAALQELLGKGLIKLVSKHRAQVIYTRNTKGGDAPAAGEDA encoded by the exons ATG CCGCCCAAGGACGACAAGAAGAAGAAGGACGCGGGCAAGTCCGCCAAGAAGGACAAGGACCCGGTGAACAAGTCCGGTGGCAAGGCCAAGAAGAAG AAGTGGTCCAAGGGGAAGGTGCGAGACAAGCTGAACAACCTGGTGCTGTTTGACAAGGCCACGTATGACAAGCTGTGCAAAGAGGTGCCCAACTACAAGCTCATCACGCCCGCGGTGGTCTCAGAGAGGCTGAAGATCCGCGGCTCCCTGGCCCGGGCTgcgctccaggagctgctgggcaaAG GTTTGATCAAGCTGGTGTCCAAACACCGCGCCCAGGTGATCTACACCAGGAACACGAAGGGAGGAGACGCGCCGGCGGCCGGGGAGGACGCGTAG
- the TRAPPC4 gene encoding trafficking protein particle complex subunit 4 isoform X2, protein MAIFSVYVVNKAGGLIYQLDHYAPRADTEKTFSFPLDLVLRPHDERVVVAFGQRDGIRVGHAVLAINGAEVNGRLTADGKDVLEFLGNPANYPVSIRFGRHRLSSNEKLMLASMLFAIGSQLSPEVGSSGIEMLETDTFKLHCFQTLTGIKFVVLADPRQAGIDALLRKIYEIYSDFALKNPFYSLEMPIRCELFDQNLKLALEVAEKAGPFGPGS, encoded by the exons ATGGCGATCTTCAGCGTGTACGTGGTGAACAAGGCGGGCGGGCTCATCTACCAGCTGGACCACTACGCGCCCCGCGCCGATACCGAGAAGACCTTCAGCTTCCCGCTCGACCTCGTCCTGCGCCCGCACGATGAGCGGGTCGTGGTGGCCTTCGGGCAGCGCGACGGCATCCGCG tggGCCACGCCGTGCTGGCCATCAACGGCGCGGAGGTGAACGGGCGCCTGACGGCGGACGGCAAGGACGTGCTGGAGTTCCTGGGCAACCCCGCCAACTACCCGGTGTCCATCCGCTTCGGCCGCCACCGCCTCTCCTCCAACGAGAAGCTCATGCTGGCCTCCAT GCTGTTCGCCATCGGCTCGCAGCTGTCCCCCGAGGTCGGGAGCTCCGGGATCGAGATGCTGGAGACCGACACCTTCAAGCTGCACTGCTTCCAGACGCTGACAG GGATCAAATTCGTGGTTCTTGCCGACCCAAGGCAGGCTGGGATCGACGCCCTTCTGCGCAAGATCTACGAGATTTACTCTGACTTCGCACTGAAGAATCCTTTCTACTCACTGGAGATGCCCATCAG GTGTGAGCTGTTCGACCAGAATCTGAAACTCGCCCTGGAGGTGGCAGAGAAGGCCGGACCCTTCGGACCTGGCTCGTAG